A region from the Sphingomonas brevis genome encodes:
- a CDS encoding DUF2280 domain-containing protein has product MAALSDREKHAIVTLLAQFARPADVVVHMRNEFGIEIDRFQVRAYDPTNLRYEGGTKWRPIFEAARAAYLSSIEAVPIAHKAYRLNMLQRMLEATMAHGNYVLAASILRQAAREVGRGPAESAANFEGRRFGQVSADQTAKMAEIAKALAEKLQSLSADQSVQASVAGLQAA; this is encoded by the coding sequence ATGGCAGCACTTTCGGACCGCGAGAAGCACGCAATTGTCACGCTTTTGGCGCAATTCGCGCGGCCTGCCGATGTGGTGGTTCACATGCGTAACGAGTTCGGCATTGAAATCGACCGATTCCAGGTCCGGGCCTATGATCCTACGAACCTTCGATATGAGGGAGGGACCAAGTGGCGGCCGATCTTCGAGGCAGCTCGAGCCGCGTATTTGTCCTCTATCGAAGCCGTGCCCATCGCGCACAAGGCGTATCGCCTGAACATGCTGCAGCGCATGCTCGAAGCCACCATGGCGCATGGCAACTACGTCCTGGCAGCGTCGATCCTGCGGCAGGCCGCTAGGGAAGTTGGACGCGGACCTGCAGAATCGGCTGCAAATTTTGAGGGTCGGAGGTTCGGTCAGGTTTCCGCCGACCAGACCGCAAAGATGGCCGAGATCGCCAAAGCGTTGGCGGAGAAGTTGCAAAGCCTAAGTGCCGATCAATCAGTCCAGGCTTCCGTGGCCGGCTTGCAGGCAGCCTGA
- a CDS encoding helix-turn-helix domain-containing protein: protein MARVSGKTDADRQLRQLGEEIRVRRKSVGLSQEALAADAGIDRSHMGKIERGERNVTLLNVIKIAAALQCKASEILAEAGM from the coding sequence GTGGCTCGTGTTTCAGGAAAAACCGACGCAGACCGGCAGCTTCGGCAGCTCGGCGAGGAAATCCGGGTTCGTCGAAAGAGTGTTGGATTGTCGCAGGAAGCCCTCGCGGCCGATGCAGGCATCGACCGCTCGCATATGGGAAAGATTGAGCGAGGTGAGCGAAACGTAACCCTGCTCAATGTGATCAAAATTGCCGCCGCTCTTCAGTGCAAGGCGTCAGAGATACTGGCCGAAGCTGGAATGTGA
- a CDS encoding helicase-related protein produces MNLFDQLKPGARIRGLFASAVAEVVSVSKFGADAVNLVFRAEGRVHERLVYRGEDAGFSIEEAGHSYLFDADGGLLRLASEAYRIRLAHLFDPYLAVTSSQIEALPHQITAVYGEMLPRQPLRFLLADDPGAGKTIMAGLLIKELLIRGDLDRCLIVAPGSLVEQWQEELADKFSLAFDILTRDQIEASLTGNPFIEKSRLIARLDMASRSDELKAKLEAAPDWDLIICDEAHRMAASYWGGEVKETQRHKLGKLLGSRTRNFLLMSATPHNGKEADFQLFMGLLDADRFEGRFREGVHKADVSDMMRRLTKEELYRFDGTKLFPERCAYTASYDLSPREAELYQAVTTYVREEMNRADRSGDDKRRSNVGFALQILQRRLASSPAAIHRSLERRRKRLEERLREELVFRSGGGAGLGRPPALPVYDPDDYDEVPGEEAEQAEEEIVDRATAATSIAELEAEIVTLRHLDGQALALKLSGEDAKWRELESILDEPLMLDPATGARRKVLIFTEPKDTLEYLRDKIAARIGDPAAVTVIHGGIAREARRAAIAAFNSDPTVRVMIANDAAGEGVNLQRGAHLMVNYDLPWNPNRLEQRFGRIHRIGQTEVCHLWNLCAANTREGEVYRRLLEKLEEARAALGGKVYDVLGELFEGHALRDLLVDAIRYGDRPETKAELFRKVEGAVDVAAIETLVAERKLTTEGMSAASVAEIREQMERAQARRLQPHFIGAFFREAFTMLGGRIPAREKGRYEITRVPPILKERDRLIGRADPVLDRYARVTFDKAFIVGQPQAELLAPGHPLLEALVDVVLERFQPLLSQGGVLVDDADESNQPRLLVYLEHAIRDGRQSRHGEPRAISQRLQFILLGEDGSAEDGGPAPYLDCRPIIPEERAKVADAIQAPWLSDDVERRALGYAISELVPQHLEEVRTRRLAEVDKVEREVRARLTREITYWDARAARLREEERAGKEQRINAQNAEATAARMVERLHKRQAELDAERQVAAMAPVLKGAALIIPGGMLRKGADEQAIPPRLFESDPFIRAETERLAMESVIAAERALGHVPRDVAAEKKGWDIESRDGKTGHLRFIEVKGRHADGRDLILTKNEILAALNSPEQFALAIVRVDGGFAGEPVYVRNFFDREPGFGETAVVFSIADLLTLGAAPN; encoded by the coding sequence ATGAACCTGTTTGACCAACTCAAGCCTGGCGCACGCATTCGCGGACTATTCGCATCGGCAGTCGCCGAGGTCGTATCGGTTTCGAAGTTTGGCGCCGATGCGGTCAATCTTGTTTTCCGTGCCGAAGGCCGGGTCCACGAGCGGCTAGTTTACCGCGGTGAAGACGCAGGTTTTTCGATTGAAGAGGCAGGTCACAGCTACTTGTTCGACGCTGATGGCGGACTCCTGCGGCTCGCATCTGAGGCTTACCGCATCCGGCTGGCACACCTGTTCGACCCCTATCTCGCCGTAACCTCATCGCAGATCGAGGCGCTGCCGCACCAGATTACCGCAGTCTACGGTGAAATGCTGCCGCGCCAACCACTTCGCTTTCTGCTCGCAGACGACCCCGGCGCGGGCAAGACGATCATGGCGGGCCTGCTCATCAAGGAGTTGCTGATCCGTGGCGACCTTGATCGCTGCCTCATTGTCGCTCCCGGCAGCCTCGTCGAGCAATGGCAGGAGGAACTGGCCGACAAGTTCTCGCTCGCCTTCGACATTCTCACCCGCGACCAGATCGAAGCCTCGCTCACTGGCAATCCATTCATCGAGAAATCGCGGCTGATCGCGCGCCTCGACATGGCGTCGCGCTCGGATGAGTTGAAAGCCAAGCTAGAAGCTGCGCCCGACTGGGATCTGATTATCTGCGACGAAGCGCACCGCATGGCTGCCTCCTATTGGGGAGGCGAGGTCAAGGAGACGCAACGCCACAAGCTCGGCAAGCTGCTTGGCAGTCGCACGCGCAATTTCTTGCTCATGTCGGCGACGCCGCACAACGGCAAGGAAGCCGATTTCCAGTTGTTCATGGGCCTGCTCGATGCCGACCGCTTCGAAGGCCGCTTCCGCGAGGGCGTACACAAGGCCGACGTGTCGGACATGATGCGGCGCCTCACCAAGGAGGAATTATACCGCTTCGACGGGACCAAGCTGTTCCCGGAGCGCTGCGCCTACACCGCCAGCTACGATCTCTCGCCGCGCGAGGCTGAACTCTATCAGGCGGTTACGACCTACGTCCGTGAGGAGATGAACCGCGCCGACCGCAGCGGCGATGACAAGCGCCGCTCCAACGTTGGCTTCGCACTGCAAATCCTGCAACGCCGCTTGGCGTCTTCGCCGGCCGCTATTCACCGTTCGCTCGAACGGAGGCGCAAGCGGCTGGAAGAACGCCTCCGCGAGGAACTGGTGTTCCGGTCGGGAGGCGGCGCCGGCCTCGGACGCCCTCCGGCTCTACCCGTTTACGATCCCGACGACTACGACGAGGTGCCCGGCGAAGAGGCCGAGCAGGCAGAGGAAGAGATCGTCGATCGCGCAACTGCGGCGACCTCAATCGCCGAACTGGAAGCCGAGATCGTCACGCTGCGACACCTTGACGGCCAGGCGCTCGCACTCAAGCTGTCGGGCGAAGACGCAAAGTGGCGCGAACTCGAATCGATCCTTGACGAACCACTGATGCTTGACCCTGCGACTGGCGCACGGCGGAAAGTGCTGATCTTTACCGAGCCAAAGGACACGCTCGAGTATCTGCGCGACAAGATTGCTGCGCGTATCGGAGATCCCGCCGCCGTTACGGTCATCCACGGCGGAATTGCGCGTGAGGCGAGACGTGCGGCCATTGCCGCCTTCAACTCGGACCCCACTGTGCGCGTGATGATCGCAAACGATGCAGCGGGCGAAGGCGTTAATCTGCAGCGCGGGGCGCATCTGATGGTCAACTATGACCTGCCCTGGAACCCGAACCGGTTAGAGCAACGCTTCGGGCGCATCCACCGCATCGGTCAGACTGAAGTCTGTCACCTATGGAACCTATGCGCAGCCAACACCCGCGAAGGTGAAGTTTACCGCCGCCTCCTGGAAAAGCTGGAGGAGGCGCGCGCAGCGCTCGGCGGCAAGGTCTACGACGTGCTCGGCGAGCTGTTCGAGGGCCACGCTCTGCGCGACTTGCTAGTTGACGCCATTCGCTACGGCGACCGCCCAGAGACCAAGGCCGAGTTGTTCCGCAAGGTCGAGGGCGCGGTCGACGTAGCGGCAATTGAGACGCTGGTCGCTGAGCGCAAGCTGACGACTGAGGGCATGAGCGCTGCCTCGGTTGCTGAAATCCGCGAGCAGATGGAGCGAGCACAGGCCCGGCGTCTTCAGCCGCATTTCATTGGTGCGTTCTTCCGTGAAGCATTCACAATGCTTGGAGGGCGCATCCCGGCGCGGGAAAAGGGGCGCTACGAAATTACCCGCGTGCCGCCGATCCTCAAGGAGCGCGATCGATTGATCGGCCGCGCCGACCCGGTGCTCGATCGCTATGCCCGCGTTACCTTCGACAAGGCCTTCATCGTCGGGCAGCCACAGGCCGAGCTGCTCGCGCCCGGTCATCCTTTACTCGAAGCCCTTGTCGACGTCGTTCTCGAACGCTTCCAGCCCTTGTTGTCGCAAGGCGGAGTTCTCGTGGACGATGCCGACGAGAGCAATCAGCCTCGCCTGCTCGTCTACCTGGAACATGCCATCCGAGATGGGCGTCAGTCGCGCCACGGCGAGCCGCGCGCGATTTCGCAGCGGCTTCAGTTCATACTGCTCGGCGAAGATGGCTCGGCGGAGGACGGCGGCCCGGCGCCCTATCTGGATTGCCGTCCGATCATTCCGGAAGAGCGAGCAAAGGTCGCTGATGCGATTCAGGCGCCCTGGCTATCGGATGACGTGGAGCGGCGTGCGCTTGGCTATGCGATTTCCGAGCTGGTGCCGCAGCACCTGGAGGAAGTCCGCACGCGTCGTCTCGCCGAGGTCGACAAGGTCGAGCGCGAGGTCCGGGCGCGGCTGACCCGCGAAATAACCTACTGGGATGCCCGAGCAGCGCGCCTGCGCGAGGAAGAACGCGCGGGCAAGGAACAGCGCATTAACGCACAGAACGCTGAGGCCACAGCCGCAAGGATGGTTGAGCGACTACACAAGCGCCAAGCCGAGCTAGATGCCGAGCGGCAGGTCGCAGCGATGGCTCCCGTCCTCAAGGGCGCGGCTTTGATCATTCCGGGCGGAATGCTGCGCAAAGGCGCAGACGAGCAAGCAATACCACCACGGCTGTTCGAGTCTGACCCATTCATTCGCGCGGAAACTGAACGGCTGGCGATGGAATCGGTCATTGCCGCCGAGCGTGCGCTCGGCCACGTCCCGCGTGATGTGGCAGCGGAGAAGAAGGGCTGGGACATCGAGAGCCGCGACGGCAAGACCGGCCACTTGCGCTTCATCGAAGTCAAGGGTCGGCACGCCGATGGGCGCGACCTTATCCTCACCAAGAATGAAATCCTTGCTGCGCTCAACTCTCCCGAGCAGTTCGCGCTGGCGATTGTCCGTGTGGACGGTGGATTTGCGGGCGAACCCGTTTATGTTCGAAATTTCTTCGACCGCGAGCCGGGATTCGGGGAGACGGCGGTCGTCTTCAGCATCGCCGACCTGCTTACCCTCGGCGCGGCACCCAACTAA
- a CDS encoding DUF1156 domain-containing protein has translation MSVTPRKKLIEVSIPLEAINKASAREKSIRHGHPSTLHLWWARRPLAACRAVLFAQLVDDPSSWPDRFPTEAEQDAERERLHKVIADMVPWEASNDERILNNARWEIARSVAWGLGEEPPPRGDAKAILGFLQTKAPPVYDPFSGGGSIPLEAQRLGLRAYGSDLNPVAVLIGKALVEVPPKFAGLPPVNPKAQAESKHGGRWNGKGAQGLAEDVRFYGQWMRDEAEKRIGHLYPAAKLPEGTEATVIAWLWARTVRSPDPAAKGAMVPLVSSFMLSTKEGKKTWIVPVIDASAPDGWKFEVHRGKLAKEEEARLKNGTKTGRGSNFTCVLTGSAISPDYVKAEGIAGRMGARLMAIVAEGDRSRTYLSPTADHEAIAAEANPPWVPDGELPDDPRNFWTVQYGLSTFASLFTPRQLLALTTFSDLVAEARERALADARAARMDADPTPVHQGGHGATAYADAVATYLAFAIARSADRGSTVCSWDSSPKMEALRNTFARQAIPMNWDYAEGSPFSSSSGNFLFNVEWTASALSRVPAVGVGGIGNISAPANSFPIKPIVVSTDPPYYDNIGYADLSDYFYVWHRRTLAKVWPELFRRLATPKTEELVATPYRHGGKNEAEAFFMDGMGQALTAMRNAATDSEPLTIYYAFKQAEAAQDGITSAGWSSFLQAVVDSGLVVDGTWPMRTEMSNRMIGSGTNALASSIVLVCRKRHSDAGIITRADFIRLLKRELPEAIDDIRKAGVGPVDMQQSVIGPGMGVFSRHARVLEDDDSAMSVKTALAIINRVWGEIENEADAALDAETQVALAWFASYGFDAKPSGELITLANAKNVPQAALFASGVFTDLRGRAQLTPREHLPSDWTPAGDKSLTVWECVQHAARTLRAEDGGEEAAARLITEMPPQIAADARALAYRLFRVATDKGWSAEALVYNELAAEWPQLSELAGKLADAAPRGPAQAALL, from the coding sequence ATGTCAGTCACCCCCCGTAAGAAGCTGATCGAGGTCTCGATCCCGCTTGAAGCCATCAACAAGGCTTCGGCGCGTGAGAAGTCGATCCGGCATGGGCATCCTTCGACGCTACATCTTTGGTGGGCTAGGCGCCCGTTGGCGGCCTGTCGGGCAGTGCTGTTTGCGCAACTTGTAGACGATCCCTCGTCCTGGCCTGATCGCTTCCCCACTGAAGCCGAGCAGGACGCGGAGCGCGAGCGGCTGCATAAGGTGATCGCGGACATGGTGCCGTGGGAGGCTTCCAACGACGAACGCATCCTCAACAACGCCCGCTGGGAGATAGCCCGGTCGGTCGCTTGGGGTCTGGGCGAGGAGCCGCCGCCACGAGGCGATGCCAAGGCGATTCTCGGCTTTCTCCAGACCAAGGCGCCGCCCGTCTATGACCCCTTCTCAGGTGGCGGGTCGATTCCATTGGAAGCGCAGAGGCTGGGATTGCGCGCTTATGGATCTGATCTCAATCCGGTGGCCGTGCTGATTGGCAAGGCTCTGGTGGAGGTTCCACCTAAGTTCGCCGGCCTACCGCCGGTCAATCCAAAGGCACAGGCGGAGTCGAAGCATGGCGGCCGTTGGAACGGTAAAGGCGCGCAGGGGCTTGCCGAAGATGTGCGTTTCTATGGTCAGTGGATGCGCGATGAGGCCGAGAAGCGCATCGGCCATCTCTATCCCGCAGCGAAGCTGCCGGAGGGCACTGAAGCGACGGTGATCGCCTGGCTCTGGGCGCGCACAGTTCGCTCACCAGACCCTGCGGCAAAAGGTGCAATGGTTCCGCTGGTTTCTTCCTTCATGCTTTCAACCAAGGAAGGGAAGAAGACGTGGATTGTGCCCGTGATCGATGCAAGCGCACCGGACGGGTGGAAGTTCGAGGTCCACAGAGGCAAATTGGCGAAGGAAGAAGAGGCCCGGCTGAAGAATGGAACCAAGACCGGACGCGGTTCCAACTTCACATGCGTTCTGACCGGGTCGGCGATCTCTCCCGATTATGTGAAAGCCGAGGGCATCGCCGGACGGATGGGCGCTCGACTCATGGCCATCGTCGCCGAGGGCGACCGTTCGCGCACCTACTTGTCGCCCACGGCGGATCACGAGGCTATCGCTGCCGAGGCTAACCCGCCCTGGGTGCCCGACGGCGAATTGCCCGATGATCCGCGCAACTTTTGGACGGTGCAGTATGGTCTTTCGACATTTGCGTCGCTCTTCACCCCGCGGCAACTGCTGGCGCTGACGACGTTTTCTGATCTGGTGGCGGAAGCACGCGAGCGTGCGCTCGCCGATGCCCGCGCCGCCAGGATGGACGCAGACCCTACACCTGTCCACCAGGGCGGCCATGGTGCCACCGCCTACGCTGACGCTGTGGCGACTTATTTGGCCTTTGCGATTGCCCGCAGTGCCGATCGGGGTTCGACGGTTTGCAGTTGGGACAGCAGCCCCAAGATGGAGGCCCTTCGCAACACGTTCGCGCGGCAAGCGATCCCGATGAATTGGGACTATGCCGAAGGAAGCCCTTTTTCCTCGTCGAGTGGTAACTTTCTCTTCAACGTCGAATGGACTGCCAGTGCCTTGTCGCGAGTGCCCGCTGTGGGGGTGGGAGGAATCGGTAATATCAGCGCACCTGCCAACTCATTTCCGATCAAGCCCATCGTAGTCTCAACCGATCCGCCCTATTACGACAACATCGGCTACGCCGATCTCTCCGACTACTTCTATGTTTGGCATCGCAGAACGCTTGCTAAGGTATGGCCCGAGCTGTTCCGGCGTCTCGCCACCCCGAAAACCGAAGAACTGGTTGCCACGCCCTATCGACATGGAGGCAAGAACGAGGCCGAAGCTTTCTTTATGGACGGTATGGGGCAGGCCCTGACGGCCATGCGTAACGCAGCGACCGACAGCGAACCGCTGACTATCTATTACGCCTTTAAGCAGGCGGAAGCCGCACAGGATGGAATAACATCTGCAGGCTGGTCGTCATTCCTGCAAGCAGTGGTCGATTCAGGACTGGTCGTTGATGGCACATGGCCAATGCGAACTGAGATGAGCAACCGCATGATCGGTAGCGGCACGAACGCCCTCGCTTCCTCTATCGTGCTCGTCTGCCGCAAGCGACACAGCGACGCGGGCATCATTACCCGAGCCGACTTCATCCGCCTATTAAAGCGCGAGTTACCGGAGGCGATCGATGACATCCGCAAGGCTGGCGTGGGTCCGGTGGACATGCAGCAATCGGTGATCGGTCCCGGCATGGGTGTATTCTCCCGTCATGCGCGGGTGTTGGAGGATGACGACAGCGCGATGAGCGTGAAAACCGCGTTGGCGATTATCAACCGTGTTTGGGGCGAGATCGAGAACGAGGCCGATGCCGCGCTAGACGCCGAAACGCAGGTGGCGCTTGCCTGGTTCGCCTCCTACGGCTTCGACGCTAAGCCCTCGGGTGAGCTGATCACGCTCGCCAACGCCAAGAATGTGCCCCAGGCGGCGCTGTTCGCCTCGGGTGTGTTCACTGACCTGAGGGGTCGCGCCCAGTTAACGCCGCGCGAGCATTTGCCTTCCGATTGGACGCCGGCTGGAGACAAATCGCTCACGGTGTGGGAATGCGTTCAGCACGCCGCACGCACCCTGCGTGCCGAGGATGGCGGCGAGGAGGCCGCGGCGCGACTGATCACTGAAATGCCGCCGCAGATTGCAGCCGATGCCCGCGCGCTTGCATATCGGCTTTTCCGGGTCGCCACCGACAAGGGCTGGTCGGCTGAGGCGCTCGTCTACAATGAACTTGCAGCGGAGTGGCCGCAGCTAAGCGAATTGGCAGGAAAACTTGCCGACGCCGCGCCACGTGGCCCGGCGCAAGCAGCCCTGCTATAG
- a CDS encoding AAA family ATPase — protein sequence MLRSLRFTNFKSWEKVELNCARITGVFGTNSSGKTSLLQFLLLLKQTKDTTDRAIALELNGEFVELGTIRDAIYKHDEERSIDFGLSFQLDGDYSLVDPSGKRTSAITRGNVLDFGAFVSVSKRAPATEWIAYTLGNVTFSLARREEESTSFELRAEAVGGEKSTFRFVRTQGRPWQLPGPVKSYAFPDQTRTFFQNSGFLADLESIYEEALDRIYYLGPLRNPPERDYLWARSRPTDVGTSGEKAIDAILAATEAGETRNLKPKAHHVPFQEMIAYWLRAMGMIDSFSVEEIADGSNLWRARVRTRKGASEVMLTDVGFGVSQVLPVITLLQYVPEGSTVVLEQPEIHLHPLAQAALADVIIQAALHRNVQVILESHSEHLLLRLQRRIAEEAISANDVKLYFCDAPRGVSTLTPLEIDLYGNIINWPDKFMGDAFDETAKAEVARLERMKAAE from the coding sequence ATGCTGAGATCTCTGCGCTTCACCAACTTCAAATCCTGGGAAAAGGTCGAGCTTAATTGCGCTCGGATAACGGGCGTGTTCGGCACCAACTCTTCGGGCAAGACTAGCCTGCTCCAGTTTCTTCTTCTTCTCAAACAAACGAAGGACACCACCGATCGAGCAATCGCGCTGGAATTGAATGGTGAATTTGTCGAACTCGGCACGATCCGAGATGCAATTTACAAGCACGACGAAGAGCGCTCGATCGATTTTGGTTTATCGTTTCAGCTAGATGGCGATTATTCGCTGGTCGACCCTTCGGGCAAGCGGACTTCGGCAATCACACGCGGAAATGTTCTCGATTTTGGCGCCTTCGTCAGTGTGTCCAAGCGTGCCCCAGCCACCGAATGGATTGCCTATACCCTCGGGAACGTGACTTTCAGTCTCGCGCGGCGAGAAGAGGAATCAACGTCCTTTGAACTTCGAGCAGAGGCAGTCGGAGGCGAGAAATCGACATTTCGCTTCGTTCGAACTCAGGGGCGTCCATGGCAGTTGCCCGGTCCCGTCAAATCCTATGCCTTCCCAGATCAAACGAGGACATTCTTCCAGAACTCCGGTTTTCTAGCAGATTTGGAGTCCATCTATGAGGAGGCTCTCGATCGCATCTACTACCTTGGACCTCTGCGTAATCCACCTGAGCGGGATTACCTCTGGGCGCGATCGCGACCGACAGATGTCGGAACAAGTGGAGAAAAGGCAATCGATGCGATCCTGGCAGCAACCGAAGCGGGGGAAACTCGCAATCTGAAGCCCAAGGCGCACCACGTCCCGTTTCAGGAGATGATTGCCTATTGGCTGCGCGCAATGGGCATGATCGACAGCTTTAGCGTGGAAGAAATTGCTGACGGGTCCAACTTATGGCGCGCGCGCGTTCGAACACGAAAGGGCGCCAGCGAGGTCATGCTCACCGACGTTGGCTTCGGTGTCTCGCAGGTGCTCCCGGTAATCACGCTCCTTCAATACGTTCCGGAGGGGTCAACAGTTGTGCTCGAACAGCCGGAAATACACCTTCACCCTCTCGCTCAAGCAGCACTCGCCGATGTAATCATCCAAGCTGCATTGCATCGAAACGTCCAGGTCATCCTCGAAAGTCACTCGGAACATCTCTTGCTCCGCCTGCAAAGGCGCATTGCCGAAGAGGCAATCTCGGCAAACGACGTGAAACTCTATTTTTGCGACGCCCCACGGGGGGTTTCCACCCTAACTCCATTAGAAATTGATCTCTATGGCAACATCATCAATTGGCCAGATAAATTTATGGGCGACGCATTCGATGAGACTGCCAAAGCGGAGGTGGCGCGCCTTGAGCGAATGAAAGCGGCTGAATGA